Proteins found in one Salvia splendens isolate huo1 chromosome 10, SspV2, whole genome shotgun sequence genomic segment:
- the LOC121750452 gene encoding protein IQ-DOMAIN 25-like gives MGKAARWLKAMFGFKFKERTDMTRWSSGHLCHNPATIPPNITPAEAAWLRSFYTDTHDKDQNKHAIAAAAATAVAAAHAAAAVVRLTTRGGGAEKCAAVKIQSLFRGFLARKALRALKGLVKIQALVRGFLIRKQAAATLQSMQALVRAQATIRAQKMRRLINNDETFPPPYNALDEGSEHPSLFHSRRLSASFETGPNSYPFDESPKIVEVDTGCRAKSRARRASSWMAAEPSPFQCRVPEWGEQGSSTAQSTPRFSGSVTPAKKPSYMAKTQSFKAKVRSQSAPKQRPEPGPTRRKSLLEMMESRSSQSGVRMQRSCSQAQEAITFKNAVMSNFAMNVRWRSSLTRTIGTYWGRNDRSHSLVLESVATLM, from the exons ATGGGAAAAGCAGCGCGGTGGCtcaaggccatgtttggtttcAAATTTAAGGAGCGCACCGACATGACGCGGTGGAGCTCCGGCCACCTCTGCCACAACCCCGCCACCATCCCCCCCAACATCACCCCCGCCGAAGCCGCCTGGCTCAGATCCTTCTACACCGACACCCACGACAAGGACCAGAACAAGCACGCcatcgccgccgctgccgccaccGCTGTCGCTGCCGCCCACGCCGCCGCCGCAGTCGTCCGCCTCACCACCCGCGGCGGCGGCGCGGAGAAGTGCGCCGCTGTCAAGATTCAATCGCTTTTTCGTGGATTCTTG GCCCGAAAGGCGCTTCGTGCCCTGAAGGGCCTGGTGAAAATCCAGGCCCTGGTGAGGGGATTTCTCATCCGCAAACAGGCCGCCGCCACTCTTCAGAGCATGCAAGCCCTCGTAAGAGCCCAGGCTACCATCCGAGCGCAGAAAATGAGACGTCTTATTAATAATGACGAAACTTTCCCCCCTCCCTACAATGCCctg GATGAAGGGAGCGAGCATCCCTCGTTGTTCCACAGCAGGAGGCTGTCGGCGTCATTCGAGACGGGTCCAAATTCTTATCCGTTCGACGAGAGCCCGAAAATCGTGGAAGTCGACACGGGCTGCCGGGCCAAGTCGAGGGCCCGGCGGGCCAGCTCGTGGATGGCGGCCGAGCCCTCCCCGTTCCAGTGCCGGGTCCCGGAATGGGGGGAGCAGGGGTCGTCGACGGCACAGAGCACGCCGAGATTCAGCGGGAGCGTGACGCCCGCGAAGAAGCCGAGCTACATGGCGAAGACGCAGTCGTTCAAGGCGAAGGTGAGGTCGCAGAGCGCGCCGAAGCAGAGGCCCGAGCCCGGCCCGACGAGGAGGAAGTCGCTGCTAGAAATGATGGAGTCGAGGAGTAGCCAGAGTGGGGTGAGGATGCAGAGGTCATGCTCCCAAGCTCAGGAAGCCATTACTTTCAAGAATGCTGTCATGTCCAACTTTG